One stretch of Candidatus Angelobacter sp. DNA includes these proteins:
- the lepB gene encoding signal peptidase I, which produces MGTLILRWFLSKKVRQAVDMCRQVRKLVHAQQDLLSPEEIQETLKVARELRTAICSGVKLDEIEKRMQQLEKVAGEKLKPYPSASVRENIEVFLVTGAVVLALRTFFFQPMAIPSGSAQPTLWGITSENLRNRPDVKFPGGFDRFLQLCWSGVHYFDAVAESSGELRIEPTKKFGLINKQTLWVGGKSYTFWFTPDAPDDLARRAGLEDGQMIQKNEEFVKLKLVSGDHLFVNRMTYNFRHPRRGEIIVFESTGIPGLIQNTHYIKRLVALGGEHVRIGNDRHVIINGKRLDASTPGFENVYGFDPKKPPEKDHFSGHVNGVVGREYLPYVNLAPLFPEETSEFVVRPRHYLAFGDNTMNSHDGRAWGDFPEEKVVGKASFVFWPIGGREDASSRFGWGYR; this is translated from the coding sequence ATGGGAACACTCATTCTGCGGTGGTTTCTGTCCAAGAAAGTGCGGCAGGCTGTTGATATGTGCCGTCAGGTCCGCAAACTTGTTCACGCCCAGCAGGACCTGCTGTCGCCGGAAGAGATTCAGGAAACCCTCAAGGTTGCGCGTGAGTTGCGCACCGCAATCTGCTCGGGTGTCAAACTCGATGAAATCGAGAAGCGGATGCAGCAACTTGAAAAGGTCGCTGGGGAGAAACTCAAGCCGTATCCGAGCGCTTCCGTGCGCGAAAACATCGAGGTGTTTCTCGTCACGGGCGCTGTCGTTCTGGCCTTGCGCACTTTTTTCTTTCAGCCGATGGCCATCCCATCGGGTTCGGCGCAGCCCACGTTGTGGGGAATCACCTCCGAAAACCTGCGGAACAGGCCGGACGTAAAGTTCCCCGGGGGCTTCGACCGGTTCCTTCAGCTTTGCTGGTCGGGGGTTCACTACTTTGACGCCGTGGCAGAATCCAGTGGAGAGTTGAGAATTGAACCCACAAAAAAGTTCGGCCTGATCAACAAGCAGACCCTCTGGGTGGGAGGGAAGAGTTACACGTTTTGGTTTACGCCCGATGCTCCAGATGATCTTGCGAGACGCGCAGGTCTCGAAGATGGCCAGATGATTCAGAAGAACGAGGAGTTTGTAAAACTGAAACTTGTCAGTGGCGATCATTTGTTCGTGAACCGGATGACCTACAATTTCCGGCATCCGCGCCGCGGCGAGATCATTGTTTTTGAGTCAACCGGCATCCCGGGTCTCATCCAAAACACTCATTACATCAAACGGCTTGTCGCATTGGGCGGCGAGCACGTCCGGATTGGCAACGACCGGCACGTCATTATCAATGGAAAACGCCTCGATGCCTCAACGCCTGGGTTTGAGAACGTTTACGGATTTGACCCAAAAAAACCTCCCGAAAAAGATCATTTTTCCGGGCACGTCAATGGAGTCGTCGGCAGGGAGTACCTGCCCTACGTGAATCTGGCTCCGTTGTTTCCGGAGGAAACGAGCGAATTCGTTGTGCGCCCGCGTCATTATCTCGCTTTTGGAGACAACACAATGAACAGCCACGACGGACGTGCCTGGGGGGATTTCCCGGAGGAAAAGGTTGTGGGAAAGGCGAGCTTCGTTTTCTGGCCGATCGGCGGGAGGGAGGACGCCTCGAGCCGTTTTGGCTGGGGCTACCGCTGA